A stretch of the Meles meles chromosome 19, mMelMel3.1 paternal haplotype, whole genome shotgun sequence genome encodes the following:
- the DHODH gene encoding dihydroorotate dehydrogenase (quinone), mitochondrial, whose product MAWRQLKKRAQDAVVILGGGGLLFTSYLTAMGDEHFYAEHLMPAMQRLLDPESAHRLAIRITSLGLLPRATFQDSDMLEVRVLGHKFRNPVGIAAGFDKHGEAVDGLYKMGFGFVEIGSVTPKPQEGNPRPRVFRLPEDQAIINRYGFNSHGLSVVEHRLRARQEKQARLTGEGLPLGINLGKNKTSVDAAADYAEGVRVLGPLADYLVVNVSSPNTAGLRSLQGKAELRHLLTKVLQERDALQGVRKPAVLVKIAPDLTAQDKEDIASVVRELGIDGLIVTNTTVSRPASLQGALRSEIGGLSGKPLRDLSTQTIGEMYVLTKGGVPIIGVGGVSSGQDALEKIRAGASLVQLYTALTYCGPPVVGRVKRELEALLKEQGFTRITDAIGADHRR is encoded by the exons ATGGCGTGGAGGCAGCTCAAA aaGCGGGCCCAGGATGCTGTGGTCATCCTGGGGGGTGGAGGACTTCTCTTCACTTCCTACCTGACAGCCATGGGGGATGAACATTTCTATGCTGAACACCTGATGCCGGCAATGCAGAGGCTGCTGGACCCCGAGTCAGCCCACAGGTTGGCCATTCGCATCACCTCCCTGGGGCTCCTTCCTCGTGCCACGTTTCAAGACTCCGACATGCTG GAAGTGAGAGTCCTGGGCCATAAGTTCCGAAATCCAGTTGGAATCGCAGCAGGATTTGATAAGCACGGGGAAGCTGTGGACGGACTTTACAAGATGGGCTTTGGCTTTGTTGAGATAGGTAGTGTGACTCCGAAACCCCAGGAAGGAAACCCGAGACCCAGGGTCTTCCGCCTCCCTGAGGACCAAGCCATCATTAACAG ATACGGATTTAACAGTCATGGACTGTCGGTGGTGGAACACAGGTTGCGGGCCAGACAGGAGAAACAGGCCAGGCTCACAGGAG AGGGGCTGCCCCTGGGAATAAACCTGGGGAAGAATAAAACCTCGGTGGACGCAGCTGCGGACTACGCGGAGGGGGTTCGTGTCCTGGGCCCCTTGGCTGACTACCTGGTAGTGAACGTGTCCAGTCCCAACACCGCTGGGCTGCGGAGCCTTCAAGGAAAGGCGGAGCTGCGCCACCTGCTGACCAAG GTGCTGCAGGAGAGGGACGCTCTGCAGGGAGTGCGCAAGCCAGCCGTGCTGGTGAAGATCGCACCTGACCTCACAGCCCAGGACAAGGAGGACATCGCCAGTGTGGTCAGAGAG CTGGGCATCGATGGACTCATTGTCACCAACACCACAGTGAGCCGCCCTGCCAGCCTCCAGGGTGCCCTGCGCTCTGAAATTGGAGGGCTGAGTGGGAAGCCCCTCCGGGACTTATCCACCCAAACCATCGGGGAGATGTATGTGCTCACCAAAG GCGGAGTCCCCATCATTGGGGTCGGCGGTGTCAGCAGCGGGCAGGACGCGCTGGAGAAGATCCGGGCGGGGGCCTCCCTGGTGCAGCTGTACACGGCGCTCACCTACTGCGGACCACCCGTGGTGGGCAGGGTCAAGCGGGAGCTGGAGGCCCTTTTGAA ggAACAGGGTTTTACCAGAATCACAGATGCCATTGGAGCAGATCATCGGAGGTGA